A stretch of the Aegilops tauschii subsp. strangulata cultivar AL8/78 chromosome 4, Aet v6.0, whole genome shotgun sequence genome encodes the following:
- the LOC120962632 gene encoding uncharacterized protein produces the protein MAPASALGKTSRRMSLMDDGTLKEPVVFKLCLYRSGEGWRSRMVQVAEPRRDRVCPVAGAGRYHETTKAITLGGPRGTVGWVDLCRSILVLNVFDGSPVLHDVPLPPPARGNWVSYAYHKRCSFLIRDITVSRSKDCIKYIEMETALPRKQEVVTAEEYHPPETYLEWFHEKPRPQPRCAGWRATTWSMPVPILSWEDWSPGCTVNANEIVVKPMHSKLLPGSISDSEPTEVTLLPVLTTAFPTMSMDDDVVYLLSKACSAGEMEVVIAVDLRKKTLRGVGKVVAGKDFTDMRSRTTEISKYLNLNMSAE, from the exons ATGGCCCCGGCCTCGGCCCTCGGGAAGACGTCCCGCAGGATGTCGCTCATGGACGACGGCACGCTCAAGGAGCCGGTGGTGTTCAAGCTCTGCCTGTACCGCTCCGGCGAGGGGTGGCGCTCCAGAATGGTGCAGGTGGCGGAGCCGCGGAGGGACAGGGTGTGCCCGGTGGCGGGGGCGGGGCGGTACCATGAGACGACCAAGGCGATCACGCTCGGAGGCCCGCGCGGTACGGTCGGCTGGGTCGACCTCTGCCGCAGTATCCTCGTCCTCAACGTGTTCGACGGAAGTCCCGTGCTCCACGACGTGCCTCTGCCGCCGCCTGCGAGGGGGAACTGGGTATCTTACGCCTACCACAAGCGCTGCTCCTTCCTGATCCGTGACATCACCGTCAGCCGAAGCAAAGACTGCATCAAGTACATCGAGATGGAAACTGCTCTGCCGAGAAAGCAGGAGGTGGTGACCGCTGAGGAGTACCACCCACCTGAGACCTACCTGGAATGGTTCCACGAGAAGCCACGCCCTCAACCCCGCTGCGCTGGCTGGAGGGCCACCACATGGAGCATGCCGGTCCCGATTCTGTCATGGGAGGACTGGAGCCCCGGCTGCACCGTCAATGCCAATGAAATCGTCGTCAAGCCAATGCATTCCAAGCTGCTGCCTGGCAGTATCAGTGACAGTGAGCCCACCGAGGTGACGTTGCTGCCAGTCCTCACCACGGCTTTCCCCACAATGAGTATGGATGATGATGTTGTGTACCTACTGTCCAAGGCATGCTCCGCTGGCGAGATGGAAGTGGTGATTGCTGTTGACTTGAGGAAGAAGACGCTCCGAGGAGTGGGCAAGGTTGTTGCCGGAAAAGACTTCACTGACATGCGCAGCCGCACCACCGAGATCTCCAAGTATCTCAATCTGAATATGAGTGCAG AATGA
- the LOC109776720 gene encoding histone H4 has protein sequence MSGRGKGGKGLGKGGAKRHRKVLRDNIQGITKPAIRRLARRGGVKRISGLIYEETRGVLKIFLENVIRDAVTYTEHARRKTVTAMDVVYALKRQGRTLYGFGG, from the coding sequence ATGTCGGGCCGCGGCAAGGGAGGCAAGGGGCTGGGCAAGGGCGGCGCCAAGCGCCACCGGAAGGTGCTGCGTGACAACATCCAgggcatcaccaagccggcgatCCGGCGTCtggcgcggcgcggcggcgtgAAGCGCATCTCCGGGCTCATCtacgaggagacccgcggcgtGCTCAAGATCTTCCTCGAGAACGTCATCCGCGACGCCGTCACCTACACCGAGCACGCCCGCCGCAAGACCGTCACCGCCATGGACGTCGTCTACGCGCTCAAGCGACAGGGCCGCACCCTCTACGGATTCGGCGGCTGA